A genome region from Leishmania mexicana MHOM/GT/2001/U1103 complete genome, chromosome 28 includes the following:
- a CDS encoding putative gamma-tubulin complex subunit, protein MWMGVNHTQYFTYDPSADVYRLAPDTGGAMQQQAAEVFQECGVLARHIDVALRQPSATGDSFLQQSLRSALRRQLTQYHYLVSMLRERRSPPLHMGDLVVAYKRVHPKLWVMDCVLRETQHVKGGELASRMQQLVQHGSHRLASLLHDIYIETVSPLLHMTVESITKGDVCDPMREFYIVPMDGIDDAAENFWVAKYGLNTEMLPRTVPESVAQDILLVTKNIRFICRCCRAKQWRMEPSLVAEAERATFDTLPAVVHRALVFTNTAVLRLIREEFQLHEVLRLVNAFLLVGYGDFYELLITKLEPVLSKMSSAVPVSVVRDQVQSALAEITPYARHLDTDRFALLHCELVKDEAKLGWDTFVMTMPVPSPLNNIFDHGAMKVYRRLFRLMFRVKVAEVALKKAWRQNVVLDRLISSVQRTMQERSAWREVAADAHLLGLQLNHFVNNLWSYLVAEVCTVAQDLLLKAVEQCASMDDIRTAHNTYLAYLTQRSLLHTDCATIRMNVENILTIVREYCGSQALLASLLQRGSGDLSTVKRQYQGLTDDFHREMSSLLTTLEEQHVHFDFLNFLLLRLNFNRFYHDTSDTAHNTEF, encoded by the coding sequence ATGTGGATGGGCGTGAATCACACACAGTACTTCACCTACGACCCCAGCGCCGACGTGTATCGGCTCGCACCGGACACGGGTGGCgccatgcagcagcaggccgcCGAGGTGTTTCAAGAGTGCGGTGTGCTGGCGCGGCACATTGACGTGGCACTCCGCCAACCAAGCGCCACCGGTGACTCATTTCTTCAACAGAGTCTGCGCAGTGCGTTGCGCCGGCAGCTGACCCAGTACCACTATCTCGTGTCTATGCTGCGCGAACGACGCagcccgccgctgcacatGGGTGACCTTGTTGTCGCCTACAAGCGTGTGCATCCCAAGTTGTGGGTGATGGACTGCGTTCTCCGCGAGACGCAGCACGTCAAGGGTGGGGAACTGGCCTCCAggatgcagcagctcgtccaGCACGGCTCGCATCGCCTTGCCTCACTGCTGCATGATATCTATATCGAGACAGTGAGTCCACTGCTGCACATGACAGTAGAGAGCATCACGAAGGGGGACGTGTGCGACCCGATGCGCGAGTTCTACATTGTACCGATGGACGGCATTGATGACGCGGCGGAGAACTTCTGGGTCGCCAAGTACGGTCTCAACACGGAGATGCTGCCGAGAACTGTCCCAGAGAGCGTTGCGCAGGACATCCTGCTTGTGACCAAGAACATCCGCTTCAtctgccggtgctgccgcgccaaGCAGTGGAGGATGGAACCGTCACTTGTTGCGGAGGCAGAGCGAGCGACGTTTGACACGCTGCCGGCCGTTGTGCACCGTGCGCTCGTCTTCACCAACACAGCGGTGCTTCGGCTCATACGGGAGGAGTTTCAGCTGCACGAGGTGCTGCGACTGGTAAACGCTTTCCTCTTGGTCGGCTACGGCGACTTCTACGAGCTCCTCATCACGAAACTGGAGCCAGTCCTATCGAAGATGAGCAGCGCTGTCCCGGTGTCGGTGGTGCGAGACCAGGTGCAGAGCGCGCTAGCTGAGATAACCCCGTACGCAAGGCACCTTGACACGGACCGCTTCGCCCTGCTTCACTGCGAGTTGGTGAAGGATGAAGCAAAGCTCGGCTGGGATACATTCGTCATGACCATGCCGGTACCCTCGCCTCTCAACAATATCTTCGATCACGGTGCCATGAAAGTCTATCGCCGACTCTTTCGGCTGATGTTTCGCGTCAAGGTGGCGGAAGTAGCTCTGAAGAAGGCGTGGCGGCAGAACGTGGTGCTGGACCGTCTGATCAGCAGCGTGCAGCGCACTATGCAGGAGAGGTCAGCGTGGCGCGAAGTAGCTGCGGATGCGCACCTCCTCGGACTTCAGCTCAACCACTTCGTCAATAACCTGTGGTCTTACCTGGTGGCAGAAGTGTGCACCGTGGCACAAGACCTGCTCCTcaaggcggtggagcagtgcgcctccatGGACGACATCCGCACAGCGCACAACACGTATTTGGCCTACCTCACGCAGCGGTCGCTGTTGCACACAGACTGCGCGACGATCCGCATGAACGTGGAGAACATCCTCACAATTGTGCGGGAGTACTGCGgctcgcaggcgctgctcgcgTCTCTTTTACAGCGCGGCTCAGGCGACCTGTCCACGGTTAAGCGACAGTATCAAGGCCTCACCGACGACTTCCACCGTGAAATGTCCTCGCTGCTGACAAcactggaggagcagcacgtCCACTTCGACTTCCTCAACTTCTTGCTGCTGAGGCTCAACTTCAACCGCTTCTACCACGACACCTCTGACACGGCGCACAACACAGAGTTTTAG